A window of the Cellvibrio sp. pealriver genome harbors these coding sequences:
- a CDS encoding DUF692 domain-containing protein: protein MRVDPAAVDYTAAISGAGLGLRRSLLNTLEQSAPDDIHFMEVAPENWINVGGRLGKKFRSYTERFPFVCHGLSLSIGSPAPLNTELLLAIKKFMHEHSIRYYSEHLSYCSDHGQLYDLLPIPFTEEAIDYVAERIQRAQDILGQRIAIENSSYYCAPQQEMSESDFINAVIKKADCALLLDVNNIYVNSINHRYDPYEFLASLPGERTAYIHIAGHFEEAEDLRVDTHGTPVINPVWKLLEKTYELFGVKPTLLERDFNIPPLPELMSELEEIKKRQKLFATGAPLR from the coding sequence ATGCGAGTTGATCCTGCCGCAGTGGATTACACCGCTGCTATTAGCGGCGCAGGCCTTGGCTTGCGCCGCAGCCTCTTGAATACGCTGGAGCAATCAGCGCCGGACGATATTCATTTTATGGAAGTCGCGCCGGAAAATTGGATTAATGTTGGTGGACGTTTAGGTAAAAAATTCCGTTCATACACCGAACGTTTTCCCTTTGTTTGTCACGGCCTTTCGTTGTCCATTGGTTCACCTGCACCGCTTAATACAGAATTATTATTGGCGATAAAAAAATTCATGCATGAACACAGTATTCGCTACTACAGCGAACATTTGAGTTATTGCAGTGATCACGGCCAGCTTTATGATTTACTCCCTATTCCGTTTACGGAAGAAGCAATCGATTACGTCGCTGAACGTATCCAGCGTGCACAAGATATTCTCGGGCAGCGTATCGCCATTGAAAACTCATCGTATTATTGTGCGCCCCAGCAAGAAATGAGCGAGAGCGATTTTATTAATGCCGTGATAAAAAAAGCGGACTGTGCGCTCTTGTTGGATGTTAATAATATTTACGTGAACAGCATTAATCACCGGTACGATCCTTACGAATTTTTGGCTAGCTTACCGGGTGAACGCACAGCCTATATTCATATTGCTGGCCATTTTGAAGAAGCAGAGGATTTGCGCGTGGATACGCACGGCACGCCCGTGATTAACCCCGTGTGGAAACTACTGGAAAAAACCTATGAATTATTTGGCGTAAAACCCACTTTGTTGGAGCGGGATTTTAATATTCCACCGCTGCCGGAATTGATGAGTGAATTGGAAGAAATAAAAAAACGCCAGAAGCTATTTGCAACGGGAGCGCCGTTGCGATGA
- a CDS encoding DUF2063 domain-containing protein: MKTFQQTQLAFAQHMRAPHEYPAPAGIEDRRVGIYRELVYNNIESLIATVFPVLRSLLSDSHWHSMVQDFIQHHECKTPYFLEISEEFLHYLVQERGVREGDPPFLLELAHYEWIELALDVSEDSIPPAGDLPADLMAAKPRVSPLVAVLAYQYPVHKISPQYQPQLPEPAYLVVYRNRADKVCFMETNPLTQRLLSLLQSRSDTLADVVATIAKELGHQDNSDLAASALERITHLCNAGVISHFE, from the coding sequence ATGAAAACATTCCAGCAAACTCAATTGGCATTTGCACAGCATATGCGCGCACCACATGAATATCCTGCACCGGCAGGAATAGAAGATCGTCGTGTGGGTATTTACCGCGAGTTGGTGTACAACAATATCGAAAGTTTGATTGCGACGGTTTTTCCTGTGCTGCGTTCGTTGTTGTCAGATTCCCATTGGCACAGCATGGTGCAGGATTTTATCCAGCACCATGAATGCAAAACGCCCTATTTTTTGGAAATCAGTGAAGAGTTTTTGCATTATCTTGTGCAGGAGCGTGGTGTGCGTGAGGGTGATCCGCCATTTTTGTTGGAGCTGGCACACTATGAATGGATTGAGTTGGCACTGGATGTGAGTGAAGATTCTATTCCCCCGGCAGGGGATTTGCCTGCCGATCTTATGGCTGCAAAACCGCGAGTCTCTCCTTTGGTCGCTGTTCTCGCGTATCAATATCCCGTCCATAAAATTTCCCCACAGTATCAACCGCAGCTTCCTGAGCCAGCGTATTTGGTTGTGTACCGCAACCGTGCGGATAAGGTATGTTTTATGGAAACCAACCCACTAACCCAGCGATTGTTGTCGTTATTGCAATCCCGGTCAGATACTTTGGCTGATGTTGTGGCGACTATCGCTAAAGAGCTTGGGCATCAAGATAACAGTGATTTGGCTGCTAGTGCGCTGGAGCGGATAACCCATTTATGCAATGCAGGTGTGATTAGTCACTTTGAGTGA
- a CDS encoding porin: MKKSLLALLIASVIPAAAFADVVVYGKANLSVQNADEAEESKLELVSNASRIGVKGSEEINSGLKAIYQFEYQTEVDDGAGGSSNQTFTQRNIYVGLQGSGGTIIGGHFDTPVKTAQEKVDLFNDLEGDINYLVDGETRSKNIVQYTTPASWGAFAINIAGVAAENNAADDGVSASVTYTTPAFYVALAAEQDVSAQTMDILRLVGRYTVGPVQLGALFEQSSVSASVAGTAVDLDSDAWLVSAKYNATDKFALKAQYGDAGMDVTAGGLVVDAGGDSLSLGADYLLSKNTTLFGYYTQETAEVDSDEVVDDNWIGVGIDLKF; this comes from the coding sequence ATGAAAAAATCATTATTAGCGTTGCTGATCGCTTCCGTTATTCCCGCAGCTGCATTTGCCGATGTTGTTGTCTACGGTAAAGCAAACCTATCTGTGCAAAATGCAGATGAAGCTGAAGAATCAAAATTGGAACTCGTGAGCAACGCCTCACGCATTGGCGTTAAAGGCAGTGAAGAAATCAATTCGGGCCTCAAGGCAATCTATCAGTTTGAATATCAAACCGAGGTTGATGATGGTGCTGGTGGCTCCTCTAACCAAACGTTTACCCAGCGCAATATTTATGTAGGCCTGCAGGGCAGTGGCGGCACCATTATTGGTGGTCATTTTGATACCCCGGTGAAAACGGCTCAGGAAAAAGTGGATCTTTTCAATGACCTCGAAGGTGATATTAATTATCTGGTCGATGGCGAAACCCGTTCCAAGAATATTGTTCAATACACCACTCCTGCCTCATGGGGCGCTTTTGCAATCAATATTGCGGGTGTTGCTGCTGAAAATAATGCTGCAGATGATGGCGTGTCTGCTTCTGTTACTTACACCACACCGGCGTTTTATGTAGCGCTTGCTGCAGAGCAGGACGTCAGTGCGCAAACCATGGATATTTTGCGTTTGGTTGGCCGTTATACCGTGGGCCCAGTTCAATTGGGCGCTTTGTTTGAACAATCATCCGTCAGTGCGTCTGTTGCGGGTACTGCCGTGGATTTGGATTCTGATGCGTGGTTAGTGTCGGCAAAATATAATGCAACCGATAAGTTTGCCTTGAAAGCACAGTACGGTGATGCGGGTATGGATGTCACCGCCGGTGGCTTGGTGGTTGATGCAGGTGGCGACTCTTTGAGTTTGGGTGCCGATTATTTGTTATCTAAAAATACCACTTTGTTTGGTTATTACACTCAAGAGACAGCTGAAGTTGATTCTGATGAAGTAGTGGACGATAACTGGATTGGTGTAGGTATTGATCTTAAGTTTTAA
- a CDS encoding TonB-dependent receptor domain-containing protein, giving the protein MQNCLLNRHKLFLAISAASLSVLAQPGFAQEADEQQAIPMPAIEAPVLEEMLVTGRQQSGAQTIVQERMEDAFAADLMGSDQISRTGDSNVAVALTRVTGVTLNQGKYVYVRGLGERYSSVQLNGAQVPSPELTRNVLPLDIIPASIVDSLKIQKSYSPDLPAHFGGGNVNIRTKSVPDEFIFNITLGTGTNTNSGDGDITYSGGGKTSGLPKAIDQALDTYQGYLDINGIRRILSTEVDNSVTPEQAQESIAINRSLMLSLNRDVAIREDDSPLDQNGSVALGNSWDIGDDWTVGSILNWSEKTEWRNKNQIRQGVGSPDVTYSSTKRTQEDTKELGSIGVGINYQDMHNIEASYMLIGNETDEAAITFAQNSNNNLADGNQKVTYETRYQDREVEITQALGTHKFDQLSGNTLGDISVDWFYSDSTVETNIPGATTIGGDNTVDPQTGEILSTRITSNSSAQFAFLNLQDDVISHGWNAKLPLLFDNAEVTLSGGYSYNDKSRQYFGYTALIDVGGGNFLEGMPGDVFTDSNISNLNNDFELTMSRGFGTESYIAGQMTDAFYGMIDATLSDTWRITAGARYEDFRTALLPLDLLDYTGITLENLIKELQNENQTYTRRSDDVYPSAALTYINDGFMNSETFQLRLSYAQTVVRPDLREMADVVYIDPELNIRVRGNPNLRDSMLDNIDLRGEWYFDGGNNLTVSLFYKDITDPIEQKLEPGSDSDIIMSFENALSGELYGVEFEGLWNLERGFFVSGNLTLSDSEVVSPTNGGYTNSVRTMSGQSPYVLNAQLGYDSDDGKHGAALSYNIAGEKLTLAAVDTGHDDAFEQPFSSLDFTYSYYPIEQLILKAKLRNLLDEDREITQTNVQGQDVTILRQEVGTSISLDISYNF; this is encoded by the coding sequence ATGCAAAACTGTTTACTCAACCGTCACAAATTATTTCTCGCCATTTCTGCGGCCTCTCTTTCCGTGTTGGCACAACCCGGCTTCGCCCAGGAAGCAGATGAACAACAAGCCATTCCAATGCCTGCGATAGAAGCGCCCGTGCTGGAAGAAATGTTAGTCACCGGCCGCCAACAAAGCGGTGCACAAACGATTGTGCAGGAGCGTATGGAAGATGCGTTCGCTGCTGACCTGATGGGTTCAGACCAAATTTCCCGTACCGGTGACTCCAATGTTGCCGTCGCGCTCACCCGTGTGACCGGCGTGACCTTAAATCAGGGCAAATACGTTTATGTGCGCGGCCTTGGTGAACGTTACTCCAGCGTGCAATTGAACGGTGCTCAAGTGCCATCGCCAGAATTAACGCGCAATGTATTACCGCTGGATATTATTCCCGCATCCATCGTGGATAGTTTAAAAATCCAAAAATCCTATTCACCTGACCTGCCCGCGCACTTTGGCGGCGGCAACGTGAACATCCGCACCAAGAGTGTTCCGGACGAATTTATTTTTAACATCACCCTCGGCACCGGCACCAATACCAATAGCGGCGATGGCGATATCACCTATTCAGGTGGCGGTAAAACCAGTGGCTTACCAAAAGCGATTGACCAAGCATTGGACACTTACCAAGGCTATCTGGATATCAACGGCATCCGCCGTATTCTGAGCACCGAAGTCGATAACAGTGTGACGCCCGAACAAGCGCAAGAATCGATTGCGATCAACCGCAGTTTGATGCTGTCATTAAACCGCGATGTCGCTATCCGCGAAGATGATTCACCCTTGGATCAAAACGGCTCGGTTGCACTCGGCAACTCCTGGGATATTGGTGACGATTGGACTGTCGGCAGCATTCTCAACTGGTCAGAAAAAACCGAATGGCGCAACAAAAACCAAATCCGCCAAGGCGTAGGCTCACCCGATGTCACCTACTCTTCCACTAAACGCACCCAGGAAGACACAAAAGAACTGGGTTCGATTGGTGTCGGTATCAACTATCAAGACATGCACAACATCGAAGCCAGTTACATGTTGATCGGTAACGAAACCGATGAAGCAGCCATTACCTTTGCGCAAAACAGCAACAACAATTTGGCGGACGGCAACCAAAAAGTTACCTACGAAACTCGCTATCAGGATCGCGAAGTTGAAATTACCCAAGCCTTGGGTACGCACAAATTCGACCAACTTTCCGGCAATACCTTGGGTGATATCAGTGTCGATTGGTTTTATTCGGATTCCACAGTGGAAACCAATATTCCCGGCGCAACCACCATTGGCGGTGATAACACGGTAGATCCACAAACCGGTGAAATTCTCAGCACACGCATTACCTCCAATTCATCGGCACAATTTGCATTTTTGAATTTGCAAGACGATGTAATAAGCCACGGCTGGAATGCAAAATTACCCCTGTTGTTTGACAACGCCGAAGTTACGCTCAGCGGTGGTTATAGCTACAACGACAAATCGCGCCAATATTTTGGTTACACCGCGCTGATTGATGTGGGTGGCGGCAACTTCCTGGAAGGCATGCCGGGCGATGTGTTTACCGATAGCAACATCAGTAATCTCAACAACGATTTTGAATTGACCATGAGCCGCGGTTTCGGTACTGAAAGTTATATTGCCGGGCAAATGACCGATGCGTTTTACGGGATGATCGATGCAACCCTGAGCGATACCTGGCGCATCACCGCTGGTGCGCGCTACGAAGATTTCCGCACCGCGCTGTTGCCACTCGATCTGCTCGATTACACCGGCATTACGCTGGAAAACCTGATCAAGGAATTGCAAAACGAAAACCAGACTTACACTCGTCGCAGTGATGATGTGTATCCATCGGCGGCATTAACCTACATCAACGATGGCTTCATGAATTCAGAAACCTTCCAGTTGCGTTTGAGTTATGCGCAAACGGTGGTGCGCCCTGACCTGCGTGAAATGGCCGATGTGGTTTATATCGATCCTGAATTGAATATCCGCGTGCGCGGCAATCCAAACCTGCGCGATTCCATGTTGGATAATATCGATTTACGTGGTGAATGGTATTTCGATGGCGGCAACAACCTGACCGTTTCTTTGTTCTACAAAGACATCACTGATCCTATCGAACAAAAACTGGAACCCGGTTCAGACAGCGACATCATCATGAGTTTTGAAAACGCATTGTCTGGCGAGCTCTACGGTGTGGAATTTGAAGGCTTATGGAATCTTGAGCGCGGCTTCTTCGTCTCAGGCAACCTGACCTTAAGTGATTCAGAAGTGGTTTCACCCACCAACGGCGGTTACACCAATAGCGTTCGCACTATGAGCGGTCAATCGCCTTACGTGCTCAATGCGCAATTGGGTTATGACTCGGATGATGGTAAACACGGCGCAGCGCTTTCCTACAATATCGCCGGTGAAAAACTGACACTCGCTGCTGTTGATACTGGTCACGACGACGCCTTTGAGCAACCGTTTAGTTCGCTGGATTTTACCTATTCCTACTATCCAATTGAGCAGCTCATCCTCAAAGCAAAACTGCGCAACTTGCTGGATGAAGATCGTGAAATCACCCAAACCAATGTGCAAGGGCAAGATGTCACCATCCTTCGTCAAGAAGTGGGCACCAGCATCAGCCTTGACATCAGCTACAACTTTTAA